From Bacteroidales bacterium, one genomic window encodes:
- a CDS encoding lamin tail domain-containing protein, giving the protein MKKFLTVIMTVLTLSLVMSSCVKDKMFVGVPSVSAIASTPTTATQDDAVTISAVLYDLSGIKSATLNYTVNGGAAQSVDMTLSGTTYTAVIPKQADKAVVKYTITAVSNNDKSFTSAEQSYTVGEGLGSLSDIKINEVNSDGKYIEIYNTSDKAVVISGIKFAKNASDAYFVDGTAATIQVAEGTKLGAKSYAIMGCKGTDLSADAAAAGAMYLGTSTTGLSGKKSLLVILQDKDGKTVDSFVNSANTTPAISDTWDGAVEYVFTVAARIPDGTGDFYSVTEATLGKTNGTTPSANKFTHKLN; this is encoded by the coding sequence ATGAAGAAATTTTTAACAGTAATCATGACAGTTCTTACATTGTCATTGGTGATGTCTTCATGCGTAAAAGACAAAATGTTTGTTGGCGTACCTTCAGTATCTGCCATTGCAAGTACTCCTACAACCGCTACTCAAGATGATGCAGTTACAATTTCCGCTGTTCTTTATGATTTAAGCGGAATTAAATCTGCTACATTAAACTATACAGTAAATGGCGGTGCTGCTCAGTCAGTAGATATGACTTTAAGTGGTACGACATATACTGCAGTAATTCCAAAACAGGCAGATAAAGCCGTTGTAAAATACACAATTACAGCAGTCAGCAATAACGATAAGAGTTTTACATCAGCTGAGCAAAGCTATACTGTAGGCGAGGGTTTAGGTTCATTGTCAGATATAAAGATTAATGAAGTTAACTCAGACGGCAAGTATATAGAAATCTATAATACAAGTGATAAGGCTGTAGTAATCAGCGGAATAAAGTTTGCAAAGAATGCATCTGATGCTTACTTTGTAGATGGAACTGCTGCTACAATTCAGGTTGCAGAAGGAACAAAGCTTGGTGCAAAGAGTTATGCTATAATGGGATGCAAGGGCACTGACCTTTCTGCTGATGCAGCTGCTGCCGGCGCCATGTATCTTGGAACATCTACTACGGGACTTTCCGGAAAGAAATCATTGCTTGTAATTTTACAAGACAAGGACGGCAAGACCGTTGACAGTTTTGTTAACTCTGCTAACACAACTCCTGCTATCTCAGATACTTGGGATGGGGCTGTTGAATATGTATTTACAGTTGCTGCGCGTATTCCAGATGGTACCGGAGATTTTTATTCCGTAACAGAAGCTACATTAGGCAAAACAAACGGCACAACACCAAGCGCTAATAAGTTCACTCATAAATTAAACTAA
- a CDS encoding CYTH domain-containing protein — MAQEIERKFLVAGDFKKEVTKATRITQGYLSSVPERTVRVRVKGEKGYITIKGIGNASGADRFEWEKEIPTAEVKDLLKICEPGVIDKTRYLVPAGNGRTWEVDEFYGDNDGLTVAEIELGSEDEKFDKPAWLGQEVTGDVKYYNSMLMKNPYKNWK; from the coding sequence ATGGCACAAGAAATAGAACGTAAATTTTTGGTTGCAGGTGACTTCAAAAAAGAGGTTACAAAAGCAACACGCATCACTCAAGGTTATCTTAGCTCAGTTCCTGAAAGAACTGTAAGAGTGAGAGTTAAAGGAGAGAAAGGATATATCACTATTAAAGGTATTGGCAACGCTTCAGGCGCAGACCGCTTTGAGTGGGAGAAAGAAATTCCTACCGCAGAGGTTAAAGATTTGCTGAAAATCTGCGAGCCCGGAGTTATTGACAAGACTCGTTATCTGGTTCCTGCCGGCAATGGCCGCACCTGGGAAGTTGATGAGTTCTACGGAGATAACGATGGTCTAACTGTCGCTGAGATAGAACTTGGTTCTGAGGATGAAAAATTTGACAAACCGGCTTGGCTTGGCCAGGAGGTTACAGGAGATGTAAAATATTACAACTCTATGTTGATGAAGAATCCTTATAAAAATTGGAAGTAA
- a CDS encoding SdiA-regulated domain-containing protein, whose product MKTFSFFNKFFAAAILCAAVVFVAEGCTKHGPDQGGGSGNGTDSATYTELSTTGLSGLSGLCMTPDSSLLYAVCDGGILYKLNLDGTTNSKVYEGTNDFEAVTVNPSTGDIYLADEGTMTVWHLNSGLLEKVVTITVPNAVANKGLEGLTCGGGNLYIANQASPTEIFVYNLASKKITKEVTVTFAGYLSDLCYDQKNGTIWIMDSQKQSIYHCDANLNLLKTYSVAFITKGEALSVDYKDKCYWVGSDANSHIWKIPFAYFN is encoded by the coding sequence TTGAAGACTTTTTCTTTTTTTAATAAATTTTTCGCTGCTGCAATCTTGTGCGCTGCTGTTGTTTTTGTTGCGGAAGGGTGTACAAAACACGGCCCGGACCAGGGCGGCGGTTCAGGAAATGGAACTGATTCAGCTACATATACAGAACTTTCAACAACTGGATTGAGCGGATTGTCAGGACTTTGTATGACTCCCGACAGCTCTTTGCTTTATGCGGTCTGTGACGGCGGAATATTATATAAGCTGAATTTAGACGGTACCACAAATTCTAAAGTGTATGAGGGAACTAATGATTTTGAGGCAGTTACAGTGAATCCTTCTACAGGCGATATTTATCTTGCAGATGAGGGAACGATGACCGTATGGCATCTTAACAGCGGGCTGCTGGAGAAAGTCGTAACCATAACGGTACCAAATGCTGTCGCGAACAAAGGCCTTGAAGGTCTGACCTGCGGCGGCGGAAATTTATACATAGCAAATCAGGCGTCACCTACAGAAATATTTGTGTATAACCTTGCCTCTAAGAAAATTACAAAGGAAGTCACAGTCACTTTTGCGGGTTATCTTTCTGATTTATGCTATGACCAAAAAAATGGAACAATCTGGATTATGGATAGCCAAAAGCAAAGTATCTATCATTGCGATGCTAACCTTAATCTTTTAAAAACATATTCTGTAGCTTTTATCACAAAAGGCGAGGCATTATCTGTTGACTATAAGGACAAATGTTATTGGGTTGGGTCTGATGCCAATTCTCATATTTGGAAAATTCCTTTTGCATATTTTAATTAG
- a CDS encoding DASS family sodium-coupled anion symporter, producing the protein MNNYKIEKLPKMQKSGFEKWMAIVGGPLAAIAFIYIYWFAQIPFLDHLNFAGLKDASLARYDVLGAAKFVRANYAMLAIFAAAIILWVTEPIPNYLTSLLLILGIVLTHVTTDKVAYAQLGHPVMWLNILSFVLASMLVKTRVAKRLALWLVVKFGKSTTMLVVCFLVLNLILSAIISATTAKAAILLPVFMVICAIYGDTGGDKRTNFGRNMVLQNLFQNNVSASGFLTGSGANLLAASLIAGAMGMDMFSYQDWFIAGFPLAIILLILGLLIGTKIIFPVKPEDRKPKIPGGMAYLKNELDSMGKMSFQEYKAIAIFLLVVLLWATDKQTHINETAVAFIGAVIALMPGIGIVKWNEVDIPWHLMLFSAGAYTLGAGLDATGLPVTMVDASFNAMGISAQTPFWAIYMIMTGIMLFSALLFESKTMRALIFIPIAIGVAERFHYPIMSLAFPVALLIEHVYVLPFNSKPAALLYTTNHYSWGDTFKFGMTMMVVSWVMIMVWGDTMLRWLGYTNGVFF; encoded by the coding sequence ATGAACAATTACAAGATTGAGAAACTGCCCAAGATGCAGAAATCCGGTTTTGAAAAATGGATGGCTATTGTTGGAGGACCTTTGGCTGCAATAGCATTTATTTATATCTATTGGTTTGCGCAGATCCCTTTTTTGGACCATCTGAATTTTGCTGGTCTTAAAGATGCGTCGCTTGCAAGGTATGATGTGCTGGGGGCTGCCAAGTTTGTCCGGGCAAATTATGCAATGCTTGCAATTTTTGCCGCAGCCATAATCCTTTGGGTTACAGAGCCTATCCCTAATTATCTTACATCTTTGCTTTTGATTTTGGGCATTGTGCTTACTCATGTTACAACGGATAAAGTTGCGTACGCTCAATTGGGTCACCCTGTTATGTGGCTGAATATCTTGTCGTTTGTGCTGGCCAGCATGTTGGTAAAAACGCGGGTGGCTAAGCGGCTTGCACTGTGGCTGGTTGTAAAATTTGGAAAGAGCACTACAATGCTGGTTGTCTGCTTTCTTGTACTAAACCTTATACTATCTGCAATTATCTCAGCTACAACGGCTAAGGCTGCTATTCTTCTTCCCGTTTTTATGGTAATTTGTGCAATTTACGGAGATACCGGCGGGGACAAGAGAACAAACTTTGGACGTAACATGGTGCTGCAGAATCTGTTCCAGAATAATGTCAGCGCCTCCGGATTTCTTACCGGCTCTGGTGCAAACCTTTTGGCCGCCTCTTTGATTGCAGGCGCAATGGGTATGGACATGTTCAGTTATCAGGATTGGTTTATTGCTGGTTTCCCATTGGCGATAATCTTGTTAATCCTTGGACTGCTGATAGGTACAAAGATTATATTCCCCGTTAAGCCGGAAGACAGAAAGCCAAAAATTCCAGGCGGCATGGCTTATTTGAAAAATGAGCTGGACTCAATGGGAAAGATGTCTTTCCAAGAGTATAAAGCTATCGCGATATTCCTGCTTGTGGTTTTGCTGTGGGCTACTGATAAACAGACACATATAAATGAAACTGCAGTTGCCTTCATTGGTGCTGTAATTGCTCTGATGCCTGGAATTGGAATTGTAAAATGGAATGAAGTTGACATCCCTTGGCACCTGATGCTTTTCTCCGCCGGCGCATATACTTTGGGCGCAGGACTGGATGCTACAGGCCTTCCTGTCACAATGGTGGATGCCTCATTTAACGCAATGGGAATTTCCGCTCAAACTCCTTTCTGGGCTATCTACATGATAATGACAGGAATAATGCTGTTCAGCGCCTTGCTGTTTGAGTCAAAGACAATGAGGGCTCTTATTTTTATCCCGATAGCTATTGGTGTTGCAGAGAGGTTCCACTATCCTATAATGAGCCTTGCCTTCCCCGTAGCGCTGCTTATAGAGCACGTATATGTATTGCCGTTCAACTCCAAACCAGCCGCATTGCTTTATACCACAAACCATTACAGCTGGGGTGACACCTTCAAATTTGGAATGACCATGATGGTAGTCTCCTGGGTTATGATTATGGTTTGGGGAGACACCATGCTCCGCTGGCTGGGCTACACTAACGGCGTTTTCTTCTAG
- a CDS encoding DUF4153 domain-containing protein codes for MNKLKSVWQETVKTIKQFPVEFAFGATMFVLMFVAVILGGPHDNNISAAGKAYCSHVYNVAAFAFQLFVIIYTLHKILISRQQTGVQTGRQTGTQNVAQTGAQVRVQTGTQNVAQTGAQVRVQTGAQTPVWKYLYIASYFFFIPLLFINLDNFINSDSKYFAVTIILSFMLLYLDFGGHVRTNEQFAHRAVNLTIHGLFTILICAISILAVVLIVLSVNYIFEISNSISEHISYACGYFICFIVAPLLFCNFMSKEEESGTKNHQISHIIVDFVMSPTILIYTLILFIYFITIVCKWSLPKGDIAYMVSAFVAVTLIGFVLQYVLPKRYYDWFYKNFTWIAIPPLVLYWIGACHRIAQYGLTQERVYLIIVGVLMTLFVLMLATEKTKKFRAMLLIAFCAVAVFTYIPGVSASSIGICSQTKRFEQKLSQLHLLDPVTHKITANIDVAKISTNQKLIKEYAEAKDIYDYLSGAMGHEIVESKYGKFNFDYDYDDSDYTQKNAELYFSSDGANVDLGDYNVMVQQDIRVSCDKDSIKVSPATGDKILFSFPIGKYIKDNPGILKEAHTHPEKLLVFRGDSSMLVIGSLTVSYKEGKSQIFHAMMRTSS; via the coding sequence ATGAATAAGCTTAAATCTGTTTGGCAAGAGACTGTTAAGACTATTAAACAGTTTCCTGTGGAGTTTGCATTTGGCGCAACTATGTTTGTGCTGATGTTTGTTGCTGTTATTCTTGGAGGACCACATGACAATAACATTTCAGCTGCAGGCAAAGCGTATTGTTCACATGTTTATAATGTAGCAGCATTTGCTTTTCAGCTGTTCGTTATTATTTACACTTTGCATAAAATTCTGATTTCCAGGCAACAAACTGGAGTGCAAACCGGAAGACAAACCGGAACACAAAACGTAGCGCAGACAGGTGCACAAGTCAGAGTGCAAACCGGAACACAAAACGTAGCGCAGACAGGTGCACAAGTCAGAGTGCAAACCGGAGCACAAACACCTGTTTGGAAATACCTTTATATAGCATCATATTTCTTTTTCATCCCTTTGCTTTTTATTAATCTGGATAACTTCATCAATTCAGATTCAAAGTATTTTGCGGTCACAATAATTCTCTCTTTCATGTTGCTGTATTTGGACTTTGGCGGCCATGTTAGAACTAATGAGCAGTTTGCACACCGTGCTGTAAATCTGACTATTCATGGCTTATTTACAATTTTGATTTGTGCTATCTCAATATTAGCGGTGGTGCTAATAGTCTTATCTGTTAACTATATTTTTGAAATCAGTAATTCTATTTCCGAGCATATCTCTTACGCCTGTGGGTATTTTATTTGTTTTATTGTTGCACCTCTATTGTTCTGCAACTTTATGAGCAAAGAGGAGGAGAGCGGTACTAAAAATCACCAAATATCTCATATCATTGTAGATTTTGTAATGTCTCCTACCATTCTCATTTACACGCTTATACTGTTCATTTATTTTATCACGATAGTTTGCAAATGGAGCCTGCCTAAGGGAGATATTGCATATATGGTGAGCGCATTTGTGGCGGTGACTTTGATTGGATTTGTGCTGCAGTACGTCCTTCCAAAGCGCTACTATGATTGGTTTTACAAGAATTTTACATGGATTGCAATTCCGCCGCTGGTTCTTTATTGGATAGGCGCATGCCACAGAATTGCTCAATACGGATTAACGCAAGAGCGTGTGTATCTGATTATTGTGGGTGTGCTGATGACTCTGTTTGTCCTGATGCTTGCAACTGAAAAAACCAAAAAATTCCGTGCAATGCTGTTGATTGCTTTCTGTGCGGTTGCCGTTTTTACATACATTCCCGGAGTCTCCGCAAGCAGCATAGGAATCTGTTCACAGACAAAAAGATTTGAGCAGAAGCTGTCGCAGCTTCATCTGTTAGACCCTGTTACTCATAAGATTACGGCAAATATAGATGTTGCAAAAATCTCCACTAATCAAAAACTTATCAAAGAGTATGCAGAGGCAAAAGATATTTATGACTATTTGAGCGGGGCCATGGGCCATGAAATTGTGGAGAGCAAATACGGAAAATTCAACTTTGATTACGACTATGATGATTCTGACTACACGCAGAAAAATGCAGAACTATATTTCTCCTCTGACGGAGCCAATGTAGATCTTGGCGACTATAATGTTATGGTTCAGCAGGATATACGTGTAAGCTGCGATAAAGATTCAATAAAAGTTAGCCCGGCAACAGGGGACAAAATCCTTTTCTCATTCCCGATAGGGAAATACATCAAGGATAATCCTGGCATCCTAAAAGAGGCGCATACTCATCCTGAAAAACTCCTGGTCTTCAGGGGCGACTCCTCCATGCTTGTAATCGGAAGTCTTACTGTCTCTTACAAAGAGGGGAAATCTCAGATATTTCATGCTATGATGCGAACATCTTCTTGA
- a CDS encoding AAA family ATPase: MDFTSDQRVAIQEFEAFLNKKEQVFILRGSAGTGKTTLLKQFINILGGRRNFRLMAPTGRAALILGKKTGLNQLSATIHKTIYGVEHELDSVDDFLIFKLKENTDPIDSVYFIDEASMISDVYSDGDMFRFGSGFLLKDLFLYCNLLGSHRKIVFVGDYAQLPPVFQNISPALDADYLTEHYNVKIISSTLNEVVRQVSSSGIYQNSLLIRDSINRKEFNKFRISDSNDVCCLEPNNFIDEYKKILSGNSINDIIVITHSNSVALHYNKLIREIKYGSEQQTITAGDLLLITKNNYSNPFELFNGTIVTAEDVKSKVEVHNPFVGKEKIKLTFRKVTICGQDFSSFDTYILDDFLVDSCGAVPISIQKALWADFEQRMRAIGLKPKDESFRLRIKNDPYYNALQCKYGYAITCHKAQGGEWAYVFADMNALMGKNTEMYYRWAYTVVTRATKYLWHMSSPEFSAVDQFEFKPIVKCNASQFNFFVPDGENFLDYRFKNIERIARKQDINCTESRIAAYQHILAFMKDEKLCKLTLWYNNKSYSGKIMILNSNDADFVDVCKNICRESIIYHGVLPFKPKSDFQEVMHDNIMDVAKECDVKVLNIEQKDWSDIYYLQTEADSAYIEFFYNKKHVYTYAQPKSTLGTDDAALQNFIEHFN; this comes from the coding sequence ATGGATTTTACTAGTGATCAGCGGGTAGCTATTCAGGAGTTTGAAGCGTTCTTAAATAAAAAAGAGCAAGTCTTTATTCTTAGGGGTTCTGCTGGTACTGGTAAAACAACTCTCTTGAAGCAGTTTATAAATATTCTTGGAGGTAGACGCAATTTTCGATTGATGGCACCTACGGGGAGGGCGGCATTAATCCTTGGGAAAAAGACAGGATTGAATCAACTGTCTGCTACTATTCATAAAACCATATATGGAGTTGAACATGAACTAGATAGCGTTGATGATTTTTTGATTTTTAAGTTAAAAGAAAATACTGATCCTATAGACAGTGTTTACTTTATTGACGAGGCATCAATGATTTCTGACGTTTATTCAGATGGAGATATGTTTCGTTTTGGCTCCGGTTTTCTTCTAAAAGATTTATTCTTGTATTGTAACCTCTTGGGTTCCCATAGAAAAATTGTTTTTGTGGGTGACTATGCTCAGTTGCCCCCTGTGTTTCAAAATATTTCTCCTGCTCTTGATGCAGATTATTTGACAGAACATTACAATGTTAAGATTATATCTTCTACTCTGAATGAGGTAGTTAGGCAAGTCTCTTCCAGCGGTATTTATCAAAATTCTCTTCTTATTCGCGATAGTATTAATCGTAAGGAGTTTAATAAGTTTAGAATTTCTGACAGCAATGATGTTTGTTGCTTAGAGCCTAATAATTTTATTGACGAATACAAAAAAATCCTTTCTGGCAATTCGATTAACGATATAATTGTAATTACGCACTCTAATTCTGTTGCCCTCCATTACAATAAATTAATCAGAGAAATCAAATATGGCAGTGAGCAGCAAACTATAACAGCAGGAGATTTACTCTTAATAACAAAAAATAATTACAGTAATCCTTTTGAATTATTCAATGGTACTATTGTAACGGCAGAAGATGTTAAAAGTAAAGTTGAAGTGCATAATCCTTTTGTGGGAAAAGAAAAAATTAAACTGACTTTCAGGAAAGTCACTATTTGCGGTCAAGATTTTTCTTCTTTTGATACTTATATCCTGGATGATTTTTTAGTTGATTCATGTGGAGCTGTGCCTATTTCTATCCAAAAGGCTCTATGGGCTGATTTTGAGCAACGTATGAGGGCTATAGGTTTAAAACCAAAAGATGAAAGTTTTAGGCTCAGGATAAAAAATGATCCGTACTATAATGCATTGCAATGTAAGTATGGTTATGCAATCACTTGCCACAAGGCGCAAGGTGGAGAGTGGGCTTATGTCTTTGCGGATATGAATGCTCTAATGGGGAAAAATACGGAAATGTATTATAGGTGGGCCTATACTGTTGTTACTAGGGCCACTAAGTATTTATGGCACATGTCTTCTCCTGAGTTTTCTGCTGTAGATCAATTTGAATTTAAGCCAATTGTTAAATGTAATGCAAGCCAATTTAATTTCTTCGTCCCCGATGGTGAGAATTTTTTGGATTATAGATTTAAGAATATTGAGAGGATAGCTCGGAAGCAAGATATTAATTGCACGGAGAGTAGGATTGCTGCCTATCAGCATATTCTGGCATTTATGAAAGATGAAAAGCTTTGCAAATTAACACTTTGGTATAATAATAAATCATATTCTGGTAAAATTATGATTCTCAATAGCAATGATGCCGATTTTGTTGATGTTTGTAAAAATATCTGTCGTGAGTCTATAATTTATCACGGAGTTCTGCCTTTTAAGCCAAAGTCTGATTTCCAAGAAGTTATGCATGATAATATCATGGATGTTGCCAAAGAGTGTGATGTAAAAGTTTTAAATATTGAGCAAAAAGATTGGAGCGATATTTATTACTTGCAAACGGAGGCAGATTCTGCATATATAGAATTTTTCTACAATAAAAAACATGTTTATACTTATGCTCAGCCTAAAAGTACTTTGGGAACAGATGATGCTGCTTTACAGAATTTTATTGAGCATTTTAATTAA